tgagtcttggtgctctcgaacattaatgaggtagtatgacccgttgtgcagattcttgctgaccacaaaaggtccatcccaaggtggggataatttgtacATATCTgtttgatcctagatgagccggagcaccaaatcaccctcttgaaaggttctggtcttaacccggcggctgtgataatgtcggagatcttgttgataaatcgccgaacgtgctgctgcaagatcacgctcctcatctaacaggtccagagaatcctgacgagCTGTCTCATTATCCGCttaaacataagctgccacacgggacgagtcgtgacggatgtcactagggagaaccgcctccgctccataaaccatgaagaagggtgtgtaacccgttgatctgttaggcgtggtgttgatgctccataacacagaaggtaattcctccacccaataaCCCGGcatccgcttcaaaggaaccataagccgaggtttaatacctctcaaaatttcttgatctgccctctctgcttgaccattagattgggggtgagccactgatgctatatcaagccggatgttcTCACGTCGGCAAAactcctccatctctccctttgaaagattagtaccattatcagtgatgatactatgtggaaagccaaaccggaatatcacttttttgatgaattgaaccgccgtagccgcatcacacttactgactggctctgcttccacccatttggtgaatttatcaactgccactaataagtgggtctttttgtccttggagcgcttaaagggtccaaccatatcaagcccccaagtcgcaaacggccatgttattggaatcatcctcagctCCTGAACCGGAATATGAGCATGGTGTGCGAATTTTTGACAACTGTCACATCgtttgactaaatcctcagcatcagcatgagctgttaaccaatagaagccgtggcgaaaagctttagccaccaaagactttgaaccagcCTGGTGACCGCAatacccttcatggatttctcacaaaatttcacaaccctcttgaggagaaacacaacgctgaattgcccctGAAACGCTGTAATAATGCAATTCTCGTTGAGTATAGTCATCgatttggaacgccggattatctgccaagctgaggtttcatcctctggtaatttgccccggttcatgtaagccagatatgggattgtccaatccggtatgacatgcaaagccgccaccaattgagcctccgagtcaggaatagccaactccttctCTGTTGGTactttgaccgacggattatgtagcacgtcaagaaagacatttggtggaACCAGTTTACGTTGAGAAccaaggcggcttaaagcgtccgtCGCTTCATTCTtttgccggtctatatggtccacctgataacccttgaagtgactagccactgtgtccacctctcgtcgatatgcagccatgagtgggtctttagaatcccaagtgacaGACACCTGTTGGGCTACCAAATCTGAATCCCCAAAGCACTTaactcggcttaagttcatctctttagccatccaaagaccgtggagtaaggcctcatattcagctgcattgttagtacaagggaacattaaacgaaggacataacaaaacttgtcacctcgtggggaagttagtatgactccagcccccgagccctccaactgtccggatccatcaaagtgaatagtctagtACGTGTTATCTggtttttcctctggtgcctgcaactccgtccaatcattgatgaagtccacgagtgcttgggatttgatcgctgtgcgaggtatgtatttgagcccgtgaggtccaagctcaatagcccatttggcaatccggctcgttgcttctctgttttgaatgatatctcccagaggggctgaactgaccactgtgataggatgaccttgaaaatagtgtttaagcttccggcttgccataaacactccatacaccagcttctgccaatgtggatacctctgctttgaatcaatgagcacctcactgataataataaaccggccgttgaaccggatattccttgccagcttccttgcgctccaccacaatagccacgctaacagctcgggcattagcagccacatatagcaataacggctccttatcgatcgatgctgcaagcacaggcggttcagctaactgcctctttagATCCTCAAACGGTTTATTCgctgcctcgctccagacaaaattatTTGTTTTCTTaagcatctgatatagagggatagtcttctccccaagacgactgataaactggctcaaagccgcaatccggccggccagacgttgaacgtcattgatacacgccggtttagacaaagatgtaattgttgaaattttttccggattagcctcaatgcctctatttgacaccagaaaacccaagagtttgactgctggaacaccaaagacacatttttccggattgagcatcatcttgtaaacccggaggttgtcaaaggtttctctcaagtcatctatcaatatTTCCTCTTttctggactttatcacaatatcatccacatatgcatgaacattgcgcccaatttgcttatgaagacaattctgaacacagtgttgataagtcgcctgggcactcttaagcctgaagggcatggagacataacagaaggctccaaagggagtgatgaaagttgtcttctcctggtccttaactgccattttgatctgatgataaccagaataagcatccagaaaacacaaacggtgacaacctgccgtagcatcaatgatctgatcgatacgagggagggcaaaggggtctgcagggcaagccttgttcaaatatgtgcaatccacacacatacgccaagtgccgtttttcttaagaactagcaccggattagccaaccactctaggtgaaagacttccacgataaaccctgcggccaacaaccgagctacctcctcaccaatagccttgcgcgtttcttcattgaagcggcgaagaaactgccgaaccggtttaaacttaggatcaatgttaagtgtgtgctcagcaagttccctcggtacacctggcatgtcagaaggtttccatgcaaagatgccccggttctcatggatgaactcgatgagcgtgctttcctatttgggatgcaggttagcactgatgctgaactgcttggatgaatcgccaggaacaaaatcaatcatcttagtGTCTATGACCGATTTGAATTTCAACGCcggatcatgttccgtagttggctttttcaaagaggtcatatctgtcggatcaacttgctccttatagaacttcaactcctccgtggcagcataagccgcatcaccttcctcacactccaaagtgATCTTTTTGCTCccgtgtactgtgatagtccccttatgacctggcattttaagctgtagataaacataacacggcctcgccatgaatttagcataagtcggccgcccaaacaaagcgtggtacggacttttgattttcaccacctcaaaagtcaatgtttctgaccttgaatcataatcatctccaaaagccacctctaaggctatcttgcccactggatatgcagacttgccaggcaccacaccatgaaaaacggtatttgacggtttaagattcttatctatcaaccccatacggcggaatgtatcataatatagaatgttgatactacttcccccgtccatgagtaccttagtgaacttgtatcccccaacttaggggccaccactaaggccaagtgacccggattgtcaacctggggtggtgatcctctctactccacaaaatgggttgcttAGACCAGCAcaaatactgaggcaccgccggttcaacagagtttactgccctcttgtgaagtttctgatcacgcttacacaagctagtggtgaagacatgatattgcccactttttagctgcttaggattgctctgataacccaactgctgctgctgttggttcccctgatggttgtaacctccctggttgccttggtgcccttgattgatgtgtccggtttgattACCCTGAAATCCTAAACTGGAActgccacctccgtaacccggcccatggaaaccacctcctgaaccgccaggcgggccattatcatactggaacatattggagttcttgaaatctcacatgatataacaatccttccaaagatgcgacgatggcttctcctttgatccatgctttggacagggttgatttaacaggcgctccaaattggggcctgaacctctgcCCCTCtagggctgcttgcccttacggcacTAGCCATTGTCTTGAGCATCGGTGTTAGCGACAAAGTCCAAGCTGTTGTCAGCTTTGCGCTTACCACTattcccatggcctgccggattatgctgctgacccttggtgttgccgttctttttccctttccccagtttgtcctcctctgagtcagggtctttggtattatctgaatcgacgtacttaaccaaagcggccataagtgttgacatatcattgcagtgacgtttgagccttcctaacttctgtttgagcagCAGAAAACGACAATTCCCCTCCAACATTAAtactgcggtatctgcattgatacgatccgatgaatgcagaatagctgagacccgcttgacccaatgggtcatggactccccctcctcttggacacaagcggccagatccacaattgacatgggctgctacaagtatctttgaagttctggataaaccagtgcttcaattcggcccatgatctgaCAGAGTTagttggcaagctcttcaaccaagtacgagttgttccttccaacatcatggtaaagtatttagcacataccgcttcatccacatctagcatctccattgccatctcatagctttccacccatgCTTCTGCCTGTAGATCGGCGGTATAATTGgataccttacgaggccccttgaaatccttgggcagtctcacattacgcaaagcgggggtaagacacggcacccctaaggaactgaacaccacacctggctctactgaagcggtagggtgaaccggagtaggttgacgggctccgtgcagagctgctaactcggcctctcgacgcacGCGACCATGGtctaccacatcctgcgcattagcacctccccctgccgggttgtgccctcgTGGCGGATTATGGTGACGTGCgctgcttgatacggccggttcatcctcaacatgCCTGCTGTAGCTCCTGCTTGggcgggggtggaatgaatcctctcgcggctgtgtgaatacgcctgctgctggtttagagctgtttgaaggagatctctggcccgtcgtgcctcaattgcaactggtgattcgccgtcggtcgggagggctgccaatcgtgaagcggcggccacaatgttgtccaacgggttggagtaatacccgggaggtgttggaacatactgtggcacaatgttgttctgacggggcgggtccatcgtgcgcggttgaaccggTGCTCCTGTTCCTGGGCTCCTGGCGCCTCCGTCCGGTTTAATACTGGttggttactagttcctgctcctggcgtattgaagagatttcgtggctcataacccgacgggagatgtgatcggtaccttcttctcatgacttcttcggaagcgttctgatccagcctaatccggtaggcctggGCTTCCAACTCGACccattctgtagccatcctagcgttctctgccgctaggtccgctttagcctgagctatctgatccttcacctttgcaatctccgcgttatgCTGATCCCGGGCTACTGCATCCACCTCTgcagccatcaatgttgccaaagcgtcgaacaagtcaGACAGGACTTGAGCCAGAGGCGGCGCAGAGCTCCCTGCCCCCGCCAgcgtggccgttgttgaaccggagagtattGCTGCGGCGGCTGACGAATGAGGCGctgactgtgtaccggccatgaagatagcggcccggtttggcagatcaggggagtccggaatactgttgccctcggatcctccaccAATCTGGCCATCCTGGAGCTGAtaaagtgattcggtctctccggaaGACTCGTCATTGGAACAGACAATGGTTTCTCCATCGGACGCCGGTCCGTCCTCGTATCCTGCTccgtggatgacacctacgaaaacatgcttcgccacgggctgaaccggcgaagggcttgcacgctgagccgtctcgatgatgtcggtgcagatgtccggctcaggggccggttcgccaatcttgccgatgaagacatgaatcccaccaaagcggacccggtacccgtattcgattgaattggcctcgggaccccatcccgcgttgtcgatgtagagcttgccgcgacgactcttcatcatccagcccacagcgtatcccttgagtccatcaaagctgccctttaagaactcgaaaccatcgtacgatagccccacggtgggcgccaactgtcgtgggtttgtcacggcagatgtccttgtgaaaggacttagtcctagagccatcgcaacgggttagcttgaaggggttaaaccggacaaggaaacacggggagtttatactagttcggccccttcggtgaaggtaaaagcctacatctagttgtgattggtattgctagggtttcgaaggcctgggagcgaatccgctttgtctggctttcgagttgttgtctgttgtccctaaaccgctgccgggtcgtccctttatatatataggttgacgcccgccggcttacagagtcccggagccggatcataaacgtgtttggttcggtctctatccttcctatcttacaatgcaagttacataacaAGGTCGATTTACATCTACATGCCTtaactcgcctctgggccttgggccttcataaagcgccatcattcttacgtCTTCACGGGCTTCTAGTCTTCATAAGGTTAATCCGGCTacccctggccggtttacgtccagtagtaatatccccaacaagtatGCTTGAATCTTTCcctacgaggaggccacaagccctaggggcgcgccccatgGGAGGCGCCCCcttaggcttgtgggccccttggagacCTTCCAACCCTAACTCAAcaactataaattctcaaatattccccttaCATCAGGGGCACACAAAAAAATACTTTTTAGCCGCAGCAAGCTTCTGttttcgtgagatcccatcttggggccttttccggcactccggcggagggggattcgatcacggagggcctccacaccaaccttgctgcccttccgatgaagcgtgagtagtttaccacggacttaagggtccatagctagtagctagatggcttcttctctctctttgacctTCAGTACATTGTTCGCCTCaatgtttttggagatctatttgatgtaatcttcctttGCGCTACGTTTGTTGAGATTTgataaattgtggatttatgattagattatctatgaatattatatgagtcttttatgaactctatatgcatgattgagatagcttaatatttctgtttgatctatcgatttggtttggcctactagattgatttttcttgcaatgggggaggtGCTTTGTgaggggttcaatcttgcggtgtcctcacccagtgacagtaggggtagcgaggcacgtattgtattgtttccattaaggataaaaagatggggtttatatcatattgcttgagtttatccctctacatcatgtcatcttgcttaaggtgttactttgtcttatgaacttaatactctcgatgcaggcaggagtcggtcgatgtgtggagtaatagtagtagatgcaggcaggagtcggtctacttgtcacggacgtgatgcctatattcatgatcattgccttagatatcgacataactttgcacttttctatcaatggctcaacagtaatttgtttacccattgtatgttttcttcaagagagaagcctctagtgaaacctatggcccccgggtctattttccatcatatatttttcagatctataaaactaaAAACCAAAACATACCTTGCTGCaacttatttatatttactttgttttgccttttacttatcttttagatctatctctattagatctcactcttgcaagtgaccgtgaagggattgacaacccctttttcgcgttgagtgcaagtgtttgttagtttgtgtaggtgcatatattggggacttgcttgtgcctcctactggattgataccttgataactgagggaaatacttatctctactttgctgcatcaccctttcctcttcaagggaataaTCAatggcaagctcaagaagtagcagttctAAGACATTTCCGTGCCATAGTTTTCTAGTTCCTTCATCATAACAATTGTGACGGAATGCCGctaaggccaccccaactgggcaATCTGGGATTTTGTTCTTTACAAACAAGAATCGCATCCAGAACTGCCGgactgtttcttttttcttttgtacaATGAGAGCTAGATTCCAGATGTTAAACCCTTGAGTTATAGGGGCAATAAGTGACATGTGGGTGGGTGGAAGATGAAATGTTATTCCAAACCGATCTGACGTCGACCTCGGGATCGCTTGTGCGGCCTGGCTATTTTAGCCATCGTTGTAAGTCATCAAACCCGAGCTCCAGCCTTGGTTCGATGAAATGTAACTTTCGTCCCCTAGCTGGTGCGAAACCGGCATTTGGGCGATGCTCCTATGTGGCTCCTCGGCCAGATCTAATGTCATGGCAGAGGAAGCACCCATAGGGTTTAGGTTGTCGAGATCGGTGTCCCGACAAGGAGCCGAAGCTTCAGGCTTATCCGGCATTTCAGTCGAACCGAGGTTTAGGGCTCCGGCATAAAAACTACACTAGAGCAGATCTGGTCATTGAACGATGATGCCATCAAACCGCTTTGACCACACAACGAGACCTGCATGGGCCACCAATGTCAGAGTTAAATCTGACAGATCTCCATTAAGGGGTCCCGAGCTAGTGATCTTAGCTTGATGGTAACATGACaaagagggacatgatgttttaccaaggttcaggccttctcgaagaggtaaaaccctacatcctgattCTATTGTATTGATTTTGGGTGGAGTACAAAGTACatgatgatctacctcgagatcatctgTGAATGAATCTTACTTGACCCCATGGACTAAACCCCTCGGCTTATGTTGGCACCGGGGGTATCTAGTGTTACATGTAGGTCGGTTACATCAAGGGATAAGCATGTCGATGATTCAAACATTTCTTGAAGTGTACGCCAAGTCTTCGAAGGATTACATCTTGAGTACGCCGTGGGTCAAGGCAAACACAACCCATTCTTCGGTCGTCTTGGGGTCCTCGGCCCAGCCCATGCCTGGTAGGCCGATGTGCTTagtcccctagtccaggacactgtcacccGCGTCCTCTTTGGACCAGCATGAATGAGGCGCGTAGAGCGGAGGTGCGTTCATGCGGGAGAGCGCATTATATATTTTTGGGTGAAAACAGTTCGTCGGACGCGTACGTGGTGGTGATCCGGACGCCCGCAAAGCCCACTTTGTGTTTGGTTTGCGAAATTTTGGTCTACTGAATGCATAAACAGATAGTTAGGGGTACCGTGTTGGTGGCGGAGTGCGTCTGGAAAACTCAGTCCATTCCCATATGTTTGCGGGTGGCTTGAGCGTCCGAAATGCATTCGAGATGCCCTTACATTTTTTCAATAGAGATAGAGAAGtataaaatactactccctccatccgacaATGTAGTGCATACTTTAAaaaaagtcaaacttcgtaaagtttgaccaattttatagacaaaactatttatatctacaatatcaaatgtataaaatatgaaactacattCTAGATGTAAATATCTTCTTTATAAATGCGGTCAAAATTTGCAACGTTTGACTTAATATATGCACTATATTCCGTTCCAAGAACGACTGCATTCTGCTTCTCAGCCAGAGGCTGGTCATATTGGGAGAAACTTAACAAGTAACACATCGCATAGGGCATCTAAGGAGCTGCATTGCAACCTAGGTGCGTGAAGATTGGACAGAGAATATTAAATGAAAAATCAATGACAATAATGACTCCAATTTGCTCATCTTGGAAAATCGGGAGAAGCCGCTAGTGTAATGATCACGTTGAAATGCTAAATTTTTATTAGATGCCTTATGcatttagggcctctttgattggtaggattttgaaaacgtaggaataggaAAAGTGTAGGGTTGGAGTGGCATGCCTATTTGAATCCTATAGAATTAGTAATGATTGTTTGATGCCACGGAAAAaacaaaggaattgtaaaaagaggttggagtggatgttaaatttcctatgaaatgtagtacaaaagattccataggaaaaattcctatgggatccaatcctatgaatcaaaggaccaatatagaaaaaaaaatcctaaggatttcaatcctccagaaatcctataaaattcctttgaatcaaagaagccctataAAGGGAGCAAGAGCATCTACAACAGGAGGCCTCAAACCATCCCTCATGTGCCTGCGGACAGGAGAGAGAAGGAAAAACGTGACCCGACGTGACCTCTCATATCATCCCTATATGCCCGGCCTGCCCGCGAACCCTCATATCAAACACAATAAACTACGCGCAAGGGGCGCCCTCGCGCTCTAGCCACGTCATTCCCGTTTTTAGTGTGCAACGTCGAGGGAGAGAAGCAAAGCTGGTTTTCTCAAAAGAGAAAAAACATCGAAGGACAGAAAGAAAAAGGGGGAAATGTGTGGATTCGGCAGGGGCTCCTGTAATCTCTCACACCTAACCTCATATCTCCTTTTGCCTTCCCACTTCCCAAGCTAGGGTTGCAGCCGCCGCCACCCCATCGCTCCACCGGCACGGGCCGCCGAAGGAAGGCCGGCTTCTCCCACGGATCTTCTCCTCTTCCTCGTAGCAAGGCATGGCCCTGCTCTTCCCCATGACGCTGATGACAAGGCGGACGGTGCCGCGAGCTCTCCTCCCTAGGAAGCCGCGGGAGGACGAGGTCAAGCCAGACCTGGTCGACATGCCCCCTGCCACACCTCCCTGGAGCCCGCATCCTGTCGCCGCTGCTGGCTGAGGTGGTTAGGTCGAGAGCATGCCCGCCGATGATGGTACTTCATTTATTCTGTTTTAGAACAATAAACGTCATAATTACTGAAATCTTATAGTGGTACCATGGCACAAGTTATATAATCTGTTTCTGCATTTAGGGTCTCTAGGAAAAATTTGGAATGTTTCTTTCATCTTTGTTAGCTTGATCTGCTGATTGACAGTCTCATTATTTATGCCTTTCAGTTGTGGAGTTCAGGAATACTGGGTTGGAGAGATCAGAGCCACTGAAGAAAGATCTAGAATGGTTCATGGAACAGGGCCACACCATTCCAGAACCATCTGCCGCTGGTACTGCATGTGCCTCCTACCTGGAAGAGTTGTGTGAGAAGGACCCCCAAGCATTTATCTGTCACTTCTATAATGTGTACTTTGCTCATACTGCTGGAGGGCGAATGATTGGCAAAAAGGTATGTCTTTGCATAAAATAGACTTGTATCAGAACTTTCATCTGAGTCAAATGGTGTGTGCTTGAATGACTCCACATATTTTTGTAAAGCATGTGTTGGCTCTGGTTCTTACAACTCATTCTTCTGGTTGGGCTGATTGAAATTCCAATAGGAGGTAGAAGCGTGGTATTACTGTGTATACTTTGTTGAGGAGTATATATCACATTATATACACATCTACTTCTATATCTGGGACTGCTATGTAGATATAACTTTATAATCATCCTATAGCTATCCATTTTGGTTTGGACCTTGAATCCTGGTTTTGTACTTTCGAAATCATAGCATCATGTTATCCCATAATCTGTTCGTGTCGCATGAGTGTTTGTTTCTCCATGAATTGATATCCTTTAATTGAGTAATCATGCCGTCTCTTCATTTCAGGTTGTTGAGAAGATTCTGAACAAGAAAGAGCTGGAGTTCTACAAGTGGGAAAGTACCATGTGCCAGCTGCTGTAGAATGTCCGCACCACACTAAACCAAGTTGCTTTTGTAAGTCCAAGAGCTTTGATTTTCATGCTCTTATTCTTGGCTACTCATTTATCCTCCCACGGATTGGTCTTAACCTGCTTACATTCGCTATCAGAGCTGGTCTCGGGAAGAGAAGGACCACTGCCTGGAGGAGACCTAGAAGTCGTTCGCCTATTCAGGAGATCTCCTACCCCAGATATAAGTCATGCGTGCATTTTCTTCATtggtctactaaaataaaatgttcTTTCTACTAGGCACACGGGCTCTGAGTAGTGGCATAAAGCAAAATTAGTCATTTGCTATTATTAATACACTGTAAACTTTGCAACAGAATGTATTAAGTAGGAAGAAATTCATTTGTGTACTCATAATGTGACGGTTTAACTAAGTTTCTCTTTGGTTGTTTGAAGTGGATCATGTGAGTCTTTGCTTAATGGATCAGGGAAAGTTTTTTTCTCCTGATAAGATTATTGCACTCACCAGTTGAGTACTCAGGTATTTGTTCTCATCTTTATGATGATGGTAATGAACTTTCAGGGCATGCCGTATTTTCCAGTTATTTTAGCTTCTTATAGTATGTTGGCCGACTCTTACTCCCTTAAGATATTTC
The sequence above is a segment of the Triticum dicoccoides isolate Atlit2015 ecotype Zavitan chromosome 1A, WEW_v2.0, whole genome shotgun sequence genome. Coding sequences within it:
- the LOC119267486 gene encoding heme oxygenase 1, chloroplastic-like, which gives rise to MPADDVVEFRNTGLERSEPLKKDLEWFMEQGHTIPEPSAAGTACASYLEELCEKDPQAFICHFYNVYFAHTAGGRMIGKKVVEKILNKKELEFYKWESTMCQLL